GAAGCTCGCCCCAATAGGATAGTGTCACGTCGGTTTCGATTGGATATGTCGTCTCTTCCGTGACCACCGGAGCTTCTTGATCTCCTTCATTGGGTTCCTCCGCACTTCCTCCATTTCCAGTACAGCCGATCAATAAGGATGACATCAGCGCCATCACAAGCGTAGAAACAAACCAACGTTTCATGTACCCAACCCCCACTTTGATTGAATTGAATTGCTGTATTGACAGGTTAAGGGATGGCCGCCAGAGCGCGATATGTGCAAATCATCAAATGGAGTGTTTATTTTGTTTAACTGAACTGACCATTTCGCAAATGCAATAGACAAAAACTCAAAAAGCGATGGAATGGCTCCTTCGAGAATACCTAGAGGTCACCTAAATTTGCTTCCAAGCGCAATGTTTCTGGCTAACGCGCGTTTCTATCAGGTGCCGGGTGGTAATAATTGAGAAATCGGAACATATTAGGCCCGTACTTGAATAGGAGGATTTGAATATATGAATGACATGAATCAGGAATTTACTGCAGCAGAGCTGCCGAAGAGCCGGGAATCGTTATGGCGTGGAACCGTCTCTCTGCCTTCATTTGAACGTTTGTCTGAGAACCTGAACACAGAAGTAACAGTTATTGGTGCCGGTATGACGGGGATTACTACCGCATATCTTCTCGCCAAGGAAGGCTATAAAGTTGTCCTTATTGAGGCAGGCTCAATCCTGGATGGAACGACAGGTCATACGACCGCGAAGATTACTTCCCAGCACAACCTGATTTATCACGAGCTCATTCAACATTTCGGCCATGAGCAGGCCCGACTGTATTATGAGGCCAATGAGGAAGCACTGCGTTTTATTCGAAGTGTCATTACCGAAAAAGAAATCGACTGTCAGCTGACGGAAGAGGACGCGTATGTCTATATTCAATCGGAGAATGATCTAAAGAAGCTGAAGGACGAATTCGATGCCTATCAGCAGCTGGCTATTCCCAGTGTGTGGCATGATAAGCTGCCGATTCCGGTACCGGCTGTAGCGGGGATCAGTGTGCCGAATCAGGCACAGTTCCATCCACTCTCTTATCTCAAGAAGCTGGTTGAAGAGCTGATCCACCTCGGCGTTAAGATCTATGAAAAAACGACGGCTGCTGACCTCAAAGAGGAGGATAACAAGGTGACCGTCATGCTGGAAAGAGGCGGCCATCACATTACAAGCGAGCATGTGGTCGTGGCAAGTCATTTTCCGTTCCATGATCCACGTATGTACTTTGCCCGTATGCATGCAGAGCGCTCCTACGCCATTGCTGTGGAGCCGGAAACGGAGTTTGAGGGCGGCATGTATGTAAGCTACGACAAGCCGGAGCGCTCTGTCCGCTCTGCACTGTACAATGGCAAGAAGCTCCTCGTTATTGGCGGAGAGAATCATAAGACGGGTCAGGGCATCAGCACACATCAGCATTTTGAAGAGCTCGTTCGGTTTGCCGGACAGCATTTTGGTGTGAAAAAGGTGCATTTCCGCTGGTCTGCACAGGACCTGGTCACCATCGACAAGATGCCGTTCATCGGACCGATTGGCGGAGCTTATGAGAGGGTGCTGGTCGCCACCGGCTTCCGCAAATGGGGGATGACAACGAGTACTGTTGCCTGCAGACTTCTGACGGATCTCATCGTCGGCCGCCACAATCCTTATACAGAATTGGTTGATCCCGGCCGGTTCAAGGCTGATCCTTCGATTAAGAACGCCGTAAAGGATAATCTGGATGTAGCCAAGCATCTCATCTCGGGCAAACTGGGTCTCGTTCACAAGAAGATTGAGGATATTCAGCCTGGTGAGGGTGCTGTTGTACGACATGAAGGCAAGCGCGCCGGAGCCTATAAGGATGAATCCGGTACGCTGCATCTTGTCGATACGACATGCACCCATCTGGGCTGTGAGGTGGAATGGAACTCGGGCGAATGCTCGTGGGACTGCCCTTGCCATGGCTCGCGGTTTACTTATGACGGTTCCGTCCTTGAAGGACCTGCAGTGGAGCCTTTACCTAAGCTTGATGCACATCAGGCTTAGCGGCTTGTTCAAAATTTATGGATTGCCTTGTTTCTAATAAGCGAAATCATGGTAGATAGATAGCATGAACTTAAGAAAAAAACAACTTAAGTTCATAATATCGATAGATAGCATGAACTTAAGAAAAAAACAACTTAAGTTCATAATATCGATAGATAGCATGAACTTAAGAAAAAACAACTTAAGTTCATAATATCGATAGATAGCATGAACTTTTTCAGCTTATTATTAGGAGGCATTTCATATGGATTTACAAACTGGCAAACTCTATTGGCCTGCTACAGTGAGCAGTCCTCCCATCTATCCCCCGCTTACAGAAGATATTCAGTGCGATGCGCTCATTATCGGCGGGGGCAGTTCAGGCGCCCAGAGTGCATATCAGCTTGCGAGACAAGGCCTTCATGTCGTCGTGGTTGATAAACGAACGATTGGAGGCGGAAGCTCAAGCACCAATACGGCACTCATTCAGTATGCCGGTGACAAGATGCTTACAGAGCTGGCAGCGGATTTTGGTGAAGCGAAGGCTTCGGCTCATCTGAAGCTCTGCAGACAAGCCATTGACGACATCGAACAAGCCTGCAGTCAGCTGCCGGATGGGGCTGATTTCGTTCGCAGAGACAGCCTGTATTACGCCTCATCGGAAGCTGATGTACCTGCACTTAAGCAGGAGCATGCTCTACTGAAGAAGCACGGATTCGATGTGGACTTATGGGACGAGAACCAAATTGCAGCGAAATACCCGTTCCGTAAATCCGGCGCTCTGTACTACAAAAACGATGCGGAGATGAATCCGCTAAAATATATTTACGGCTTGTTTGAAGAAGTCAGAGGGATGGGCGGCCAAGTTTACGGAGGAACCGAAATTACCGGCAAGAAGTTCAGTTCAGATGAGGCCGTCTTCTATACCAAGAGTGGACACCAGATTCGCACCAAGTATGTCATCATGGCAGCCGGTTACGAGCAGATGGAGCTGACGCCTAACGCCAATGCCACAATTACCAGCTCGT
This sequence is a window from Paenibacillus urinalis. Protein-coding genes within it:
- a CDS encoding FAD-dependent oxidoreductase; this encodes MNDMNQEFTAAELPKSRESLWRGTVSLPSFERLSENLNTEVTVIGAGMTGITTAYLLAKEGYKVVLIEAGSILDGTTGHTTAKITSQHNLIYHELIQHFGHEQARLYYEANEEALRFIRSVITEKEIDCQLTEEDAYVYIQSENDLKKLKDEFDAYQQLAIPSVWHDKLPIPVPAVAGISVPNQAQFHPLSYLKKLVEELIHLGVKIYEKTTAADLKEEDNKVTVMLERGGHHITSEHVVVASHFPFHDPRMYFARMHAERSYAIAVEPETEFEGGMYVSYDKPERSVRSALYNGKKLLVIGGENHKTGQGISTHQHFEELVRFAGQHFGVKKVHFRWSAQDLVTIDKMPFIGPIGGAYERVLVATGFRKWGMTTSTVACRLLTDLIVGRHNPYTELVDPGRFKADPSIKNAVKDNLDVAKHLISGKLGLVHKKIEDIQPGEGAVVRHEGKRAGAYKDESGTLHLVDTTCTHLGCEVEWNSGECSWDCPCHGSRFTYDGSVLEGPAVEPLPKLDAHQA
- a CDS encoding NAD(P)/FAD-dependent oxidoreductase, whose protein sequence is MDLQTGKLYWPATVSSPPIYPPLTEDIQCDALIIGGGSSGAQSAYQLARQGLHVVVVDKRTIGGGSSSTNTALIQYAGDKMLTELAADFGEAKASAHLKLCRQAIDDIEQACSQLPDGADFVRRDSLYYASSEADVPALKQEHALLKKHGFDVDLWDENQIAAKYPFRKSGALYYKNDAEMNPLKYIYGLFEEVRGMGGQVYGGTEITGKKFSSDEAVFYTKSGHQIRTKYVIMAAGYEQMELTPNANATITSSYVVITKPVADLSSWYKRTLLWETARPYMYMRTTPDDRIIVGGMDQETHRSVSRDAHIESGRDQLMKNLSEMFPEIKTEPDYVLGAFFAGTLDGLPMIGRSDEYPNCFHIMAYGDNGTVYNMTLSRIVTDMITKGSSPHLNLYLRSKPPRKQAQ